The Thiothrix nivea DSM 5205 region CGCTGGAAACCCATATGGCAGGACTGGAACAGCAGCTCATCCATGCCACCCGCCAGAATGAAACGGTTGCCAACCTGCAAACCATCCCCGGCATTGGGTTGCTGACCAGCACTGCCCTGGTCGCGGCGGTCGGCAAAGCCGAACAGTTCCAGTCCGCCCGCCAATTTGCCTCATGGCTGGGGATCACCCCACGCGAAAGCAGCAGTGGCAACCGCCGTTTCCTGGGCAGCATCACCAAACAAGGCAACACCTACTTGCGTACCTTGCTGGTCCACGGGGCGCGGTCGGCTTTGGTGGCTGCCAAGCGGCAGGCGAAATCCGGCAAACCCCTTGCCCGCTTGCAGGAATGGGCGGTGAAGCTGGAACAGCGCAGCGGGCATAACAAAGCCGCTGTCGCCCTTGCCAACAAACTGGCGCGGACCGTGTGGGCGTGCTGGAAAAGCGGCAAACCTTACCAAGCGGGGTACTGCCCAGCCTGATACCCCGTTTTCCCCTCCCTGACCTTGCGTAGACGACAGTACGTTCATGGTTTGACAGGTTAAACCAGTAGCAGGAAAAGCCGGTAACGAGAGTGGCGCAATCCAAGCCCGGTCGAACGATAGGCACCTGCTACGCGGTTTCCATGATGGCTCAGGGGCAATGCGCCCCGCGTAAAGAAGCCGGATATACGAATGCAGTTTGGTCTGTCCAATGCCTGTCCTTGAGCAAAACCGTCACCCGCAACACAGGGGGAAAACACACATGACGAAGACAACAGCCCGCCAACAGGATGCCTTACACACCGGCATTGTCAAGGAGCTTCCCTGCGGGACTCCTCCTTGACAATACCGGCGTTTCAGGCAAAGAAGCCAGCATGGGCTGTTGCACCAAAAGGCACAGGAACTGCGCCTTGAGGGTTTTTATTGGATCTTTGCTGGAAAGGGTTGACTGTGGAGACCATATACAATTTGTTAGACTTTTTACATTTTGGACACTCAACAGTAACTAGATTGTCTTTTATACTATAATAATAGGGTATCCAATACTGTTTACCTTCAATATCTATGAAATCAAAAGCAATAGCAGAATTTTCTTTGAAGATCAGTATATCCGAAAGTTGTTCATTATCTGGGTTATAAATTAAAACATCTCCTGGTTGACGCAAATAAGCTTCTATATTATCGCCTTTTTTGCCATAAGCTATATCGGTAGCTTTTATCCAGTTTATTGGTTCTGCATTCTCACAAACAGATAGTATTTTTTTTAGGGCATCTTGAGAGATGTTTCTTAGATATTTACCATGTATTTTACAATTCCCTGTTTCAGAAAATTGTCCATGCGTGAAACTATAAGAAATTTCTCCCGATGTGAATGGAAGTCTGATGTAGTCCCAGAAATCAAAACCTCCTAATTGACTTCTATTTAATAACTTTGTTAATGTGCTATAAAATCGCAGAAGACAATCCCCTCGGTTTGGAATTCCAATGACATCAATTTCTTTGAGTTTATCTATATCTTGTGTAAACTCACATCCTATATTTTCTTCTTTATTAAATGGAATTATCATTCCTAAATCTAATATTACGATGGCATTTGGCCACTCTGTGCTAGGAGAGTCTTTCATGAATTCTTTAATTGCATCAATGATTGACCCCCATTTTAATGTTGCTTTATATGCAAATAATATTCCGAACCCTCTTGTTGTATTTGATGTAATTTGACCGCCATTGAATTTATTAATGTGTACTCCGCTTTTCTTTAGTCTTTTAAATGAGGCTATATTCTTTAGACCATCTTTTATGGTTTTTTTATTGCGGAGGCATGATTTTACCTGAATGACCCCATGCACCCATTCTACTGGATAAAACTCTGAGCTTTGATGTTTTAGCAAGGAAATACTATTCAGATAATCGTAGAATAATATATCTATTTCCTCACTATGGTGTCCCGTACTTGCAACTACACGGGAACTAAGTTTTGATATTCCAAATTTTTTGTAAGCGCTTCTAAATCCCCCTCCTTTCAGCGCCCCACGTAATCCCGGACACTCAGCCCATCAGCAACAGATTGCATGGGAGAACACGATGAATCCAGGTCAAGATGGGCGTCTGGCGTACTGGCAAGCCCAGCTCCAACGCTTCCAGTCCTCCGGCCTTCCGGAGTCCAGTATTGTGAACAGGAACAGTTGAGTTACCTACGGCTTTGTCTACTGGCGGCGCAAATTATGCGGTACGGCGGGCAAGCCGCCCGGGGGATGGCAAACGCCCGGTATTGCCAGAGCCTCCGGTTTCGTGACTGTCCGCCCGGCGCAGCCGGGGACAGACGCCCGGACGGGCGATGGCCTGGAGCTGTCCCTGCCGAATGGCCTGGTGATCAGGAATATCCACCCGGCAATGTGGCCTTGCTGCGCCGGTTGCTGGGCAGTTGTAATNNNNNNNNNNNNNNNNNNNNNNNNNNNNNNNNNNNNNNNNNNNNNNNNNNNNNNNNNNNNNNNNNNNNNNNNNNNNNNNNNNNNNNNNNNNNNNNNNNNNAAGCCCAAACCTTATGTGCTTGTCTGGGACAATGCGAGCTTCCATTTAGGCGGTGACCTGGAGGCGATTGCCATGAAATACCAGATTCGTATCATTCAGTTACCCGCTTATTCGCCTGATCTCAACCCCATCGAGCAATGCTGGGCAACCTTGAAACATTATGCGCGTCTGGCCATGGGAAAAGGTAGCACCCTGGACGACGCGATTGATTACGCATTCAACAGACAAAGTGTAGCCGACTAAAATGAAA contains the following coding sequences:
- a CDS encoding transposase, whose protein sequence is KPKPYVLVWDNASFHLGGDLEAIAMKYQIRIIQLPAYSPDLNPIEQCWATLKHYARLAMGKGSTLDDAIDYAFNRQSVAD
- a CDS encoding DUF6602 domain-containing protein, yielding MKGGGFRSAYKKFGISKLSSRVVASTGHHSEEIDILFYDYLNSISLLKHQSSEFYPVEWVHGVIQVKSCLRNKKTIKDGLKNIASFKRLKKSGVHINKFNGGQITSNTTRGFGILFAYKATLKWGSIIDAIKEFMKDSPSTEWPNAIVILDLGMIIPFNKEENIGCEFTQDIDKLKEIDVIGIPNRGDCLLRFYSTLTKLLNRSQLGGFDFWDYIRLPFTSGEISYSFTHGQFSETGNCKIHGKYLRNISQDALKKILSVCENAEPINWIKATDIAYGKKGDNIEAYLRQPGDVLIYNPDNEQLSDILIFKENSAIAFDFIDIEGKQYWIPYYYSIKDNLVTVECPKCKKSNKLYMVSTVNPFQQRSNKNPQGAVPVPFGATAHAGFFA